The genomic window CTCTTTATTAGCTCTGCACATCAGCTAGGAGGAATTTTAACCCATGCCTCctcacagaacagtctcaactcagggatgttgggtggtttctttgcatgaactgttgcttcaggtccttccacagcatttctataggattaaggtcaggactttgactcagccattccaaaacattaactttctgCTCTAACAATTCTTTGGTAGaatgacttgtgtgtttagggttgttgtcttactgcattacccactttctgttgagttCCAGTTCACAGACGGATACCTTGACATCTttctgtagaatttgctggtacaactcagaactcagcGCCTTCAATGACTGCATTATATTTGGCTCATCACCAAACataatgcttctcattcaagccgaaaagtttgattttggtctcatccatccacagaacatttttccaatcaccttctggTTTATCCATGTGGTCTTGAGCAAACTGTAGATGGCAGCGATATTcattttggagagaagtggcttttttccttgcaactctgtcatgcacaccattgatgttcactgttctcctgatggtggactcatgaacattgacaTTAGCCACTAcaagagaggcctttagtttcctagatgCTACCCGGGGGTCCCTTGTGGCCTCCCAGACTATTAcacgcctgctcttggtgtgatccTTGTTGGTCGACCACTCCTGGGGATGGTAATAATGTTGCTGGATGTCTTCCATTTGTACacaatctgcctgacagtcgactggtggggtccaaactctttagaaatggttttgtaaacCTTTCCAACCTGGTGAGTATCAACAACTCTTCCTCTAAGGTCCTCCTcaatctcctttgtttgagccatgacacacttcaacaaacctgtgttgtgaagctcaggctttgatagtgaagacccagatttctcttaaATAAGGCAGGGCTCCCTGACTCCCAgaatgaattgataatcctagaagttcacatacttttgccacacacaaatatgctaCACTGGATCATTTCCCTCAGTTAATAAACAAGTGTaagatttttgtctcatttgcttAATTGAtctctctttatctagttttaggacttgagtggaaatctgatcatgttttaggtcatatttatgtaGAAATAGGGCAAATTCGAGAgtgttcacaaactttcaagcagcactgacCTCCAATGAGTCTGAATTGTCAGTTGAACTGACATACATACAAAATGAtgtatataattttattatgaGACAGTTTCCATCATTATGTTTTTGAAGTGTGTAAATCTGCAAAATAAGACTTCCATCAACATATGCTATTCCCCGAAGAGGGAGATCATTTTGGCACTCTGAGCTggattaaaatacatttccattaTTCTCCTCCTCACATAAAGTTCTGATTATTAAACCTCAAAATTTCCATTTCCAGCAATTCATGCACATGCCTCAGTTAGTTTCCACCAGTGTCTACAGTGGCTGTACTTGAGCTTACTGCATGTGAGGGAATCCAGCCCCCATTTGTAATGCTTTAATATCTAAGATACACCacagaaagagcagaaaagTTGTGGCAACACAGGACAACCTGACGATATCAAGGGTTTATGCAAGAAAGGTTCAAAGAGCagtgcaataaaaaataaaaagacaatcaCAGTGGGGAGGAAACTTTTGTTTGTGATAAGACGTTTTATTTACAAATGTGTGATATGGTCTCAGGCCCCACAGGCAGTCTCACACTGATGGAGGCTTACAGGCTCACTTCACttactaaaataaaatcatcttcACTGTGGctgattcattcattaacaGTTTCATACAAGCAGTTTGAGGCTTGATACCTAAATTAACTAAAACACATGTAGTACAGAAGAAAAGGCAACTCAGAGGAAACAAATTCAAGTGCTTCATGATGGATTACAGTTTCCATTGGTGTGAATACAGCAGTCTCTCTGACGGTCAATGGCTACATTGTTAGAACAGAAATGTGACCAGGGGAAgagaaatacacaaaatcaTGCTTCCATATACAGATCATTAAGTAAAACCTGATTACAATTCCATTAgtattatattgatattttctCATGTTAAAAGGACCATTAAGCAATTTATAGGGACACAAACTGTGGTGGATGGAGCCCCTGGAGATCtgacttttttcccctccatctTGTTCACATCAGCTATGCTATTTCAGAGCCTGCACAGAAAAGATTTCTTCAAATTCTGATTATCAAATATGTTtgacaaataacaaaatcttaactcaaggtccatttacaGTATTAACCTTTTCTTGAACTTTCAACCACAtgtcatggtcttcatcagcagatgcaTTTTGCTCAGTATGAGATCAACTGAGTATCAACTGctgttgaaagctctggaaacaGCTAATAAGTGGACCTTTTCTGAGGCATAGTAACAGTGGTTGGGGAAGATCCTTTGGAAAATTGCTTAATGGTCTTTGAAACCACTATGTGTACAAGTTTTTATGTCATGGTTGTATCTTTTAAAATCATTCTGTGGGTATATGCTTTGgtttgtaaaaaaatgtaaatgtaatgctCTCGGGTTACAGTGAAACCTATAGTGGCTTTAAGTCAATCTTATCATGTCAAGCCACTGGTGTTCTTCAGTGCTGTGAACACAGAAGTTCATTTCCACCAAAGTATGGAACAATAAAACTTCTGATGCATCATTCATGTGAAGCATGAACAGAACTTCATGGTAATTTGATGGCTCTTGGATTGGTTCACTAGTCAAGGAGGCTAAAGTTAGAGACTAACTGCCAATTGGACTGCAAAAAGCAATAATCATTGTAAGTAAATCATGTCAGAGATCGCAGGTGTTTTTAGTATTGTTAGCAGTGGTCAGCACTTGGTTAGCATTACACTTTTAACCTGAAGCTCAGCGTGGTGGTCGACACACTCAGCAACCTGATGTTTAAAAACACCAGCCAGCATCAACCCTATTGTGCCGCCGTCACACAGATGTCCCCTGGGTGCTGTACAGGTTAATGTTTTGACGTGTACAGTTTCACCCCTAAATATGTTGGAAGCAGTGGTACAGTGGGAGAGCTGAAGGCAGATTGTTTCTGGGAGAAGAGTGGACTCACTCCCCTTTGAAGAGAGGACGCCTCTTCTCCTTGAATGCAGCCAAACCCTCCAGTCGGTCTTTAGTTGGTATCACCTTGGAAACAACATAAATATGTCAGTGCTCTGTGCACCTCTTTATCTAGAAGTTTGCAGACTCTTAAGTCCACACTATAGTATTTATCTCAACACTTAAGGGGTCAGTGTGGTTCAAAAGAAATGCTTTTTCCTCACCTGGGCATAGCAAGCCTCTTCAATTGCCAAACCTGTAGATAAATCCACCTGAAAGAGAAAGTACCATCTCTTAGTGAGTGTTCACATTGCAGGTGACAATGGGCAAgaatatttttgtattcttATTCTAAATCTCCCTGACTTTTTTCTGAGAGGTTTAATCGTTTGAGTTTTCCTGttcagattcaacaaactctcttaactgtgCAAACCTGTAGTAAATCTCtcatttcagcctgatgaacattacctgttcatgaggaggtgcacCTTGAGATGAgatttgatcattagcataatcaatgcccctaaaatgtccatataaggcTACATGTTCTGCTCCAtttgtgggcaagtttcattcacaaaaatgttcccaaagactcaaaacaagaatttcacactgtggaacttcaagtcctgctgtcagaaatcaACAGATAAAAAGATACCAAATTTAGTCAGTATTAGGAGctcaggaggaggcagagagacctgagaacgAGCAAAAACTGAAGGTGTCTGCAGTGAGGGCCTGGGAGAGCATCACCAGGGAAGATATGAAGTGTGTATCTGCTGATGTCTATGGCTCCAAGACTTTAGCCAGTCATTCACTGCACATGATTTCCCATTACATATTAAATATTGGGGGTGTAACAGTATGTGTATTCGTCCCCAATTGTCATGGTATGGACGTTACGGTTCGGTGCATGCAGTCGTATGAAGTATACACTCTATGACCTAAaaaattactgtcaaaatagtttaataatccaatTAGTCTGAGGTGAGGAACAATAATCCTAGAGCGTGAGTTCCATCCAGAAAattttggcagcgcaccacttaGCTATAGCATGCTCATGGGTGTATGCTAGCCGGCTTAGCTAAGGTAGCCTGGTTATCctggttaccctgtagtgtCGCTGCCCTCAGAATGACAATCGagagacccataacactgaaagagtgcaacactattattaaaatatgctccgtTATGTCCATAGTGAAAAAATACTGCGTCTCCctgtctccctccttcctctgtgATGGTCGTCTCCCCGTCCCTgtgtacttaaaaaaaaaaaaaaaaaaaaagtatgaaagtaaaagtagtggtttggtccgtctgactgatatatatatatatttttaaatttaaccaGGAAGTCCCTTGAGATagaaatctctttttcaagggAGACTTGGCCAAGACATCACACCAGTTACAGTTTAAGtagaaataaaatgcaacagatagggaataaaaacatcaaacatacaAGGAAGAGACTAAATCCAGCTCTAATAAGGCAGTTGCAATTCTCAGTTACATGGACTTTTAACATGGCTTGACATATTtccatatattatatatgacatcattagattatttatactgaagcatcagtgtataaatagtattttattgttgtagctgctgaAAGTGGAGCTAGTTTCAGCTACTTTACATATAGTTAGACCATAAATCgtcataaaacagctgtcagcaggtgtcctgactctcTGCAACAAATCACTGACTGGAAGATCTGCAGTTCAATCCCCAGCTCCTGCAGTCCACAcgttgaagtgtccttgggcaagatactgaaccccaaattgctcctgatggctgtgccatctgtgtgtgactgtgtgtgaatatgttcCCCTAATAGGttcccctcctgatgagcaggttggcaccttgcatagtagccatcagtgtatgaatgtgtgtgtgagaatgggtgaatgttggcatgcagCGCTTTGAGttgttggaagactagaaaggcgctatataagtgcagtccatttaccattttctttaacactgcagcacaactaaattgtttcagtaatagttttggccaatgagcaattgttggatgtttacatttttcaaaatgagagaccaaaatgttatttttcatctttctttttttctgctgtactgAAATTGTACCAAACCATGACCCCAAAACTGAGGTACATACCAAACCATGAATTTTGCGTACCCATACACTGCTATTTAATGTGATGATTTCAATTACTTTTGAACCCCTACACTCTGGGCGCTATTTGCTAAAGGGGCTATATCTCCCACAGAGTTCTTTCTAAACCtaatcaaattaaagctgagacttgaTTGTAGTATgcattattttgtcaaattgaatgtgctgaaggacagagcctgaagaacaagAATATGTAACTGTCCAAATTACTTATTGTCTGGACTGTGaataaaaatggacttgacGGGATTTAAACCAGTCCAGCAAAGTTTAAGACTTACCTCTATGCCCTGGTTGATAGCCAGTTTTGCCATCCTGATTGCAATTGGACCCTGTGGAGACAAAAATCAAAGAGTCTGTCTTTTTAAAGGTTATAAAGTTCTATGAATTGCTGTGCATGATATACAGATaacaataactgcagtcaagcgcTTTCTGTAAGTCTGAATAAGATTTCTACACTTCTCCTCTGGTAGTTCGgcccactcttcttgagcaaactgctccagttctctaAGGTTTGTTGGATGTCATCTCCAAACTGCAGGtatcagctctttccacagatgctcaatgggattcagatcaggactcatagcaggccacttcagaacgGTCGGGCatttctcatccactcttggaTACTTTTcaatgtatgtttggggtcattaccctgctggaagacccatgacctacgactaagacacagctttctgacacattttctgtctgtatgttttgcTTCAAATGCCTTGATAGTTTTCTGATTTCATTGCGCCCTccacagattcaaggcacccagtgcctgaggcagcaaagcaaccccaaaacatcactgagcctcctccatgtttcatggtaggcattgtgttttttttatttgaaggcttcattttttcctctgtaaacatagggttggtgtgatttaccaaaaagccataattttgtttcatctgtccaaagcacattctcctagaaggactgtggcttgtcaacatgcgTTTTGGCAAAGTCCAATCTGGCTTTTTTATGTCTtcctcttagaagtggggtcttcctgggtcttctaccatggagcccattttcattcagacagtgacagaTTCTgtgacttgaaactattgtaccttgaacttgaagaacagcttggatctgtattaaagttttccttggttctttctgGACCATTTgagcaatccttctgttcaattTTCCACTTGTGAGCAggtccagagatgttggctacagttccatgggccttaaacttcttaataatattggcaacagaggtcacaggaacatcaagctttttggagatggtcttgtaacctttacgttGACCATGCACGGCTgttaccttttttctaatgtcttcagaccactctctagttttccttctgtttttcatgttcaatgtgatgcacacagtggcacaaaacagcacagTGAGTAATTTTTAAACTGGCTGCCTGATTGATTACgagattgaaaacacctgtgatactaattaaaacaatagtttgcttaaagtatcactacaaatcaattatttcttacaacattaaagggtaccaataattttgtccaggctattttagaatgtctatatgtagaataagcatgaattcatttattttcacaattttcttgttttgttccactgcaaaccaaacataaacatgcattggtaataaaatatcttttaatttcaacactgttcagggaGAATGaagcattattttaataaaatgcaagggtTACAATAATTTCGGCCACGTCTGTAAATTTCTCAGTGCAGATCATTAGgtctaaaacaaacaacagccgTTTTAAGTTCATCACTACATCAAATTTTAACTGACTGGGGGCCTGTTGTTACCTGAGGGTTGATCTCGCGGGCGAGCTCCAGAGCTCGCAGGTAGGCAGCATCTCCACTCTTATTCTGCTCCACCGAATGACTGACAAGACCCACACGACAGGCCTCTGTTCCATCCACAACGCGGGCAGCAAAGATGAGCTCCTTAGCAAGAGAAACACCAATCACCCTAGGGAGACGCTGTGTACCCCCTGCACAGGAAAGATGAGAAAACTGGATGCAACACGGCCTCGACCACAGACACTGACTTCTAAACTGAGAAAAGACAGTACTCTGCATTATCAATGTGTGTCTATGTAGCTGTGTGTGCAGACTTTAATCGCTAACTGGCCTAAAATTAGCACAATTTGCACTTTGCCACACTCTGTTTGGCAACAGAGCATTTGCAGCATAACAACAATAGAtaaagcagaataaaaacaagttaGGCTAACATTCAGAGAAATGATAAACAGTGCTGCTTGACTAGAAAATTACTCATGTATTCCTTCTTGGgcataaaatgttttcagagtTTTCAGTTTAGCAAttcttagttttttttaaagaaaataataatgaataaagtaGTTTTCCCATCATGTCTTACAAGCAGATCTTAACCTCTATACAACTAAGCCAAACTCAACAATTAAATCATGCAGAGATAAGAATGTCCTTGTGAAAATAAAGAACGAAGAAAGTATTTAGAGGCAGCCTGGGTGCAAACAAAGTAAATGGAGACAAGACTaaaaacagacaccaacagCTCTTGACTGCGTGATTTGAGAGGTGAATGAAGCCACAACACTCCTGCTCAGtttgaaaatgacaatttatGCGGAATTGTGTGTCTCCACAAATGAGAAGGTCTGGAGAAAAATTAGATAAACTGAAGCTGCTGGGAAGTTTGTTAATCAGTCAATCACCTGTCAATGCTTGTTGTTAGAACAAACATCAGTTGAGAAACATGTTCACTAACTGACCATTTGCTGTTTGTTCTGTCTATGGTCACTGAGCCAGGAACATTTCCCTTCTATAAGTTTTCTAATATTCAAAGGGTCCTCTGAATACCTGTACCAGATTTCATGTCAATCTAGAACGTAGTTCTCAAAATAACTAGACAACAGTGCTGGACAGAAAGATGGGTATCCTCAGTGTGACTTTCTCTCTAAACTAAGTTTTTAACCAGCATGTGTAGCTCTCACTTTTGCATCTTAAATAGCTCTCCCCCTTTGAAAATTACTGCCTTTCAGAATGGTGGAAAACACTCAAATGTTCTTGCTTGTGGTTTCAAAAATCTAAGCCATTTCAAATAATGTCTATAACAGGTTGCATTCCTCTGAAGTGTAGATGTGTGTGGGACAAATGAAAACTGGAAATTATGAGATAACCAAAAACCGATCTTACCTGCTCCAGGAATGATCGCAAGTTTGGCCTCAACTAGTCCCATTTTTGCAGTATTGGCTATAGAGATAAAAGAATAGTGCAATTAGTAAGTGTAGGTTACACATCAAGACACTACTACTATTACttgtactactactacagttCTAACATAAGAATACAATAAAGAACCTTCTTTCTGCGTCAGTAATGGTATTCTAGGAACAGAGAAGGCTTTTCAGGTGCCACTTTTACAACACAATATAACTATCTATAGCCAATTATCATTGTAATAGACTGGGAGACACAAGATGATACACTGACAAATCTAGCAACCAATGACTGTAGATGTTGATGATGTGCTGTAGAAGAGCTGAAAATGATCTGAACCAGTGTGTCCCTCAGAATACTGTGTGCAAGCTGTGCCTGTCTGAGGACTTCTGGACCTCAACAGGCCTCACTGATCAGACAAGAatcttacagtatgtttagCTGTGATGACGCCTCAGATATCAGTggtgtatcatcatcatctcatctTTTCAGGCTGTTAGCATTAGCCATTACCAATTTTACTGCTTTGACACAATTCCAACTAACCTTTTGCACTGCTGAtatgaacattaacatttaCTGTCCTCACACTGGAGGGTCTTGTGCTACAGTGCCTTGCACATTTTCTAAAAGCACACTTTTCTCTCCCTTCAAAATAAAGTCCACTGAGTCTTACAGGCAATTCTGATGTCACAAGCCAGGGCCATTTCCAAGCCTCCTCCCAATGCAGCTCCATCAATTGCTGCTATTGTTGGCATTGGCAGATTACCTGTATGAAGAAAGACAATGTATTCATAAGTAAACGTTAATCTGACTACCCTCAACTAACCTATTAAAAGACTAATCACTTCAGCCCTAATTCAAACATTCTTTCAAGTCTTTACCCAGTTCTGTGATGAGCGCTCTTGCTTTCGACACAAACGGTCCCACTTCACTTTGGTGCATCTTAGCCCTCTCCTTCAGGTCTGCACCTGCACATAGGGACAAAGCATCGGCATCAAGCCAGAGGCCTGTGGCTTCCTGAAACATGCAGCAGACGACTACAGTGTGGTCTATCACACACAGCTGTGGTATCTGCCAAAAGCTCTACGTCAAGGTTTCTGAATACAGAATTCAAACCTGCTCAGCATCACAGTAATTTCATCTGCAGATTTACAACTAAAACCTACTGTTAAATTTGCTCCATTGCAATAATCAAAAATTTTACCTGCACAGAAGATCCCAGGAACTAAACTGCATAAAATGACACTGCGaactttgttgttctttttgaTATCCTCCACAGCCTCAGACAtctaaaaagatatttaaaatataattttattttttttccaataatcTGCACTTCACCAAAAATACATATCATAATTACTTATAATTTGAATGTAAAACTCATTTaatattacatataaaaaaatataactaGAAGGCATTTCACATCAGAAATTCTAAAAGGACTTCAGAAAAAACACTGCAGGTAGAAATGGCAACCTGAGGGCTAGAAGTTATACTTAGAGTAATAATAAATAGGCAAGATGGAAAACAAGTGTATTCCCCAAAATGTAAGTGTTTGCATACAATTCTACTTTCAATACACTGCTGAGTCATCAGTTATTTGTATTACTGATTATTAATCATTATCATCTTAatcatgttaaaataaataaaaaagatatagTGATACATACCAGTTTGACCAGATTTTTGCTAATGGCATTTTTGGCTTTTGCTCGGTTTATCCCCACAACAACAATACCTGTAAGACAGTGTTACAGCATGCTAATTAACAACGGCAAACAAGTTACAAAGGCCATCTTACCAGGCTGGACCTTGTAACATTTCCATAAATGCTTTTTTGCACATAAAGAGGACGTTGTTGcccatcatttacattggaGACACATTGGAAGGGAACTCTTaatgaccagtatgaacagaagagatgattacagcaagaaaaaactgtttcaatgtacACTTGCCTTTTGGGTCATTCTGTGTCAAATCAGATACAGTTGTTTCAGCATTGTCTAAGATTTTGTTCAAACCTTGTCTTTATCATGAATGGGCCCAAAACCAAGGCCTGCAAAATATTTATGTTCAAATCCTATCGATTtgatattgtttcatttttatagcCTCAAAAACAGCTTATCTAGGAAGCCATGTTTGGGCAGTAATAACTTGACAAGTATTGTTCCTAGCCTCACCAAACTTTGTAGGATGGAAGACAAACATGTGTTCTGTTTGCCAAAACCATTAAAAGCCTGTACTGCATGCTGTTTTGTGGTGTGGTAGCATTTTTCGGTCATTTTCATACACCCCAAATGGTATTTGGGGTAGCTAGTAGGAACATAAAAGTGTACATGGAAATTGTTTGATGTATGGTTATTAAGGGTACAAAGTACCAACGTCCTTCTATTTTTCCTCCATACAAAATGGACTCAGATTTGAGAGATAATTTACTTATGCAGAAAAACACCCATTTcaggattacatttttttgcctCAGTATCTCTATCTGCCTCATATCTCTTGATGATTCAATAATCATATGATCATTGAATTCCTGTGTCATAGGAATGATAAGAAATAAAAggataaatatgttttcagtatGTTCACTGCAATAGAAGGCATTAGAGATGAGAATGGTGTTTCCAGTAAGGTCCTGGATattgaaaataagtgaaatattatgATAAAACCTGTGGTATGAGGAGGAATAAGTACTATCCTAAATGGTCCTCTCAAGCACCAGAGGGAGTATCTGAATGTGTTTCCACATTAAAAGGTtggatgtgtttattaatgatttattaataaCCTATAGTAAAGTGAGCCTAACGATAACATGTATTTCTTTACTCCAACCAGTAT from Thunnus maccoyii chromosome 19, fThuMac1.1, whole genome shotgun sequence includes these protein-coding regions:
- the auh gene encoding methylglutaconyl-CoA hydratase, mitochondrial; amino-acid sequence: MAGRVLVGSRALLQAFRVKIADRDSACRLGVVCSVSRQYVFPGKVAPSCPNGHGAVTRHYSSEAKDDLRVRYLDGEDAGIVVVGINRAKAKNAISKNLVKLMSEAVEDIKKNNKVRSVILCSLVPGIFCAGADLKERAKMHQSEVGPFVSKARALITELGNLPMPTIAAIDGAALGGGLEMALACDIRIASNTAKMGLVEAKLAIIPGAGGTQRLPRVIGVSLAKELIFAARVVDGTEACRVGLVSHSVEQNKSGDAAYLRALELAREINPQGPIAIRMAKLAINQGIEVDLSTGLAIEEACYAQVIPTKDRLEGLAAFKEKRRPLFKGE